DNA from Deinococcus deserti VCD115:
AAACAGTTCGTCCCGTAACGACTGCACAAATGCCTCGCGCTTCAGTTGGGTCACTGCGGTGATGCCGGCGCGCGCCTGATCCCCGGCCTGCACGGTGCCCGACGCAACCGCATGACGCAACGCGTCGAGTTCAGCGACACCCCAGAGCTTGCGGTAGTGCGGGTTAAGGTAAGCGATAAGCCGTTCGGCCGCCATTTCCGGACTTAAGCCCTCGAACTGCGCGGAGTGATCGACTTCCGGAATCACCAGCAAAGGATCCATCCGAGCCGGTGCTGACCTCGGGGAGGCCTCCTGCGCAGGGTAGGGGTAATCGTCCGGATGGGCAATCAGGTGCATCAAAGCGGCGGCGGGCGATTTTTTCACCACCAGCACCTGACGTTTGACCAGAAGATCGAAGCGGTCCATGCTGGCGATCAAAAAAGCACGACCCTTGTCACGGACCAGGCGTCGCGCCACGCCGTCAGCGACGCCATACCCGCGGAAACGCCGCGCGAGCACCGGATCAATCGGACTGTAGTCCTCGGAAAATTCATAAAGAATCTTCTGAGACCGGCCGCGCCCGCTGATCGTGACGTTGCGCAGGTATCCCTTCTTCTTGAGTTCCTCATGCGGACCATTTAGTGCTTTAATGACTCGCCACGCTTCATCCTGACTAGGAATCTTGCACTGGTCTGCCCAGGTCAGGACGTTGACCTCCAGGTGGGTGAGAGGCATGTCAGGTTCATCGACTTTGTACCGCGCAGCATCCAGAACCCGGTACAGCACTCGGGTGCGGGGCCGGGTGAGTGTTCCCATGAACTCCATATCGAGTGGTTTGACGTACCCGCTGCGCAGGCTTGCGACGATATCTTCAGCGAGACGTAGCGTGATGATGGAGCGCAGGTCAAAGGTTGAGGCCTGGTCAGGGGTCGAGAAGGACAGCCGCTCGATAAAATGGAAACTCGCGTGGGTCCAGCGACGATTGGGGAAGTCGCGCCAGCCGCCAGAAATGGTGAATGACGACGTGTGCAGGCGTTTTAGTGACTCCCGGAGGGAGGAAATGTAGTTCCCGTTGTTGTGCCACCCGCATAACCGGATCAGCT
Protein-coding regions in this window:
- a CDS encoding replication initiator protein A, coding for MISDASSLKKKQYDDLNLAGLNLIVALDTVDMDRWDVQFDAGDRLVRVSCEAMPKYRVPHGLDSDVTAALINLYFEQGEPDDGTLVTSVGQLIRLCGWHNNGNYISSLRESLKRLHTSSFTISGGWRDFPNRRWTHASFHFIERLSFSTPDQASTFDLRSIITLRLAEDIVASLRSGYVKPLDMEFMGTLTRPRTRVLYRVLDAARYKVDEPDMPLTHLEVNVLTWADQCKIPSQDEAWRVIKALNGPHEELKKKGYLRNVTISGRGRSQKILYEFSEDYSPIDPVLARRFRGYGVADGVARRLVRDKGRAFLIASMDRFDLLVKRQVLVVKKSPAAALMHLIAHPDDYPYPAQEASPRSAPARMDPLLVIPEVDHSAQFEGLSPEMAAERLIAYLNPHYRKLWGVAELDALRHAVASGTVQAGDQARAGITAVTQLKREAFVQSLRDELFQE